One genomic window of Halovivax cerinus includes the following:
- a CDS encoding helix-turn-helix domain-containing protein: MGPAPAATIPPGDIETEINQLATVGRLLEQPELARVYVYVCYFGPVTRPQIEDALSIPKTTVYDHVETLESLGVVDLDGDRPVDVTASPVRIDADGSTITPTILHAVARQEIDDDIAYFVERHGVGKLAAAVREAGRHYAGRITQRTAAEPLGVPTGEAIRIVLALEPVLAAGQTSDPHFDAMFPDIADEIDCRNEIDVSNPETQTE, from the coding sequence ATGGGTCCCGCCCCCGCAGCGACGATCCCACCGGGGGATATCGAAACCGAGATTAACCAGCTCGCGACCGTCGGTCGGCTACTCGAACAGCCGGAATTGGCCCGCGTCTACGTCTACGTGTGCTACTTCGGGCCGGTCACCAGACCGCAGATCGAGGATGCGCTCTCGATTCCGAAGACCACGGTGTACGATCACGTCGAGACGCTCGAATCACTGGGTGTCGTCGACCTCGACGGTGATCGACCGGTCGACGTCACCGCGAGTCCGGTTCGGATCGACGCGGACGGGAGCACGATCACGCCGACGATTCTGCACGCGGTCGCCCGCCAGGAGATCGACGACGATATCGCGTACTTCGTCGAGCGTCACGGCGTCGGGAAACTCGCCGCCGCCGTCCGGGAGGCCGGACGCCACTACGCGGGGCGAATCACGCAACGGACGGCAGCCGAACCGCTCGGCGTTCCGACCGGTGAGGCGATCCGGATCGTACTCGCGCTCGAACCGGTCCTCGCGGCTGGCCAGACGTCCGACCCGCACTTCGACGCGATGTTTCCCGACATCGCCGACGAGATCGACTGCCGGAACGAGATCGACGTCTCGAACCCCGAGACCCAGACCGAGTAG
- the hepT gene encoding type VII toxin-antitoxin system HepT family RNase toxin → MTFADDDVERIVTAVETIEESLAILAEKQAIPRERYLTETETQDVVERRFVKLTEATLDIARTIVVNESGRRPESNPAAMIDLGAIEVFDRCETAEMAQAARFRNVLAHTYGRSIDHDDVYDALCDLERYRDFLYDIKAYLDETGAL, encoded by the coding sequence ATGACGTTCGCCGACGACGACGTCGAACGGATCGTCACCGCGGTCGAAACTATCGAGGAGAGTCTCGCGATCTTGGCGGAGAAACAGGCGATTCCGCGAGAGCGGTATCTCACCGAGACGGAGACACAGGACGTCGTCGAGCGTCGGTTCGTCAAACTGACCGAGGCCACGCTCGACATCGCCAGAACGATCGTTGTCAACGAGAGTGGACGCAGACCGGAGAGTAACCCGGCAGCCATGATCGATCTGGGCGCAATCGAGGTCTTCGATCGGTGTGAGACGGCAGAGATGGCCCAGGCGGCGCGCTTTCGCAACGTTCTCGCGCACACGTACGGCCGATCCATCGATCACGACGACGTCTACGACGCGCTGTGCGATCTCGAACGATATCGGGACTTTCTGTACGACATCAAGGCGTATCTCGACGAAACGGGTGCGCTGTGA